The Verrucomicrobiota bacterium genome has a segment encoding these proteins:
- a CDS encoding aminotransferase class V-fold PLP-dependent enzyme, translated as MNKRTFIKRIALMGLTAPVFSQLESILGAFEHLPSEKLAKNNDFWAKIRATYKLKPDYINLESGFYCIQPEETLEHFIEHVREVNYQGSYYMRNFRIENKARITAKLAEMAGCGADELIITRNATESLDTVIGGYDWKAGDEAVYANQDYGAMRNMFELVEKRYGVVRRVIDVPMHPKSDEEIVEAYAAAITPKTRLLMVCHIINITGHILPIRKICDMAHSKGVDVMVDGAHAFGHFNFSISDFNCDYYGTSLHKWLSVPLGAGFLYVKKKNVHKIWPVFADQPREDDDILKLNHTGTHPAHTDLAIANAIDYHNRIGGDRKEARLRYIQNYWTDKARKMDHVIMNTPKERHRSCGIATVGIKGMDPVEMATTLLEKHKIWTVGINGSGVNGCRISPNVFTTTDELDVFVEALKSMG; from the coding sequence ATGAATAAGCGTACCTTCATTAAACGGATAGCCTTGATGGGATTGACTGCTCCGGTGTTTTCCCAGTTGGAAAGCATACTTGGAGCTTTCGAACACCTTCCCTCGGAAAAGTTGGCCAAGAATAACGATTTCTGGGCGAAGATTCGAGCTACCTACAAACTCAAGCCCGACTACATCAATCTGGAAAGCGGTTTCTACTGCATACAACCGGAAGAAACGTTGGAGCATTTTATAGAGCATGTCCGCGAAGTGAACTACCAAGGCTCGTACTACATGCGGAATTTTCGGATCGAGAATAAGGCCAGAATAACGGCGAAGCTGGCTGAAATGGCAGGCTGCGGAGCCGATGAATTGATCATTACGAGAAACGCCACTGAATCCTTGGATACGGTCATTGGAGGGTATGATTGGAAAGCGGGAGACGAAGCGGTCTACGCAAACCAGGACTACGGCGCCATGCGGAACATGTTTGAGCTCGTAGAAAAGAGATACGGTGTGGTGAGGAGGGTCATCGATGTTCCCATGCATCCTAAGTCGGACGAAGAAATCGTCGAAGCCTATGCTGCGGCGATTACACCAAAAACTCGTTTATTGATGGTGTGTCACATCATCAACATTACCGGCCACATCCTTCCTATCCGAAAAATCTGCGATATGGCCCACTCTAAAGGAGTCGATGTGATGGTGGATGGAGCGCATGCCTTCGGTCATTTCAATTTCTCAATAAGCGACTTCAATTGCGATTACTACGGAACCAGTCTTCACAAATGGCTAAGTGTCCCACTTGGCGCAGGCTTCTTGTATGTGAAGAAAAAGAACGTCCATAAGATCTGGCCTGTGTTTGCCGATCAACCCAGGGAAGATGACGACATCCTTAAACTCAATCATACAGGTACCCATCCTGCGCATACCGACCTGGCGATTGCCAACGCCATCGACTATCATAACAGGATCGGAGGAGACCGCAAAGAGGCCCGCTTGCGCTACATTCAAAACTATTGGACGGATAAAGCCCGCAAAATGGATCATGTTATCATGAATACTCCCAAGGAGCGACATCGCTCCTGCGGAATCGCCACCGTCGGAATCAAAGGCATGGATCCAGTGGAGATGGCCACAACCTTATTGGAAAAACACAAGATCTGGACCGTGGGAATAAATGGAAGCGGTGTTAATGGCTGTCGCATTTCCCCGAATGTATTTACCACTACGGATGAACTGGATGTTTTTGTTGAAGCGCTGAAGAGCATGGGTTAA